AAAAAAAAAGATGTCATCATCGAACTCTCCTTGCGCGGCGTGCAAGTTCCTTCGTCGAAAATGCACCCAAGAGTGCGTGTTTGCACCCTATTTCCCACCCGACAATCCTCAAAAATTCGCCAATGTTCATAAAGTATTCGGCGCCAGCAACGTTGCCAAGCTTTTAAACGAATTGAATACGTCCCAACGTGAAGATGCCGTCAACTCGTTAGCCTACGAAGCCGAGGCTCGTCTCCGGGATCCCGTCTATGGCTGTGTCGGTCTCATCTCCATCTTACAGCATAAGCTTAAACAAATGCAACATGATCTTAACAATGCCAAGAAAGAGTTGTCTACTTATATTGGTCCTCAAGCAATGCTTCCTATATTACAACCGTCGGTTTTCTTGCAACAACATGTTGGCAACCCTTCTTCATCACCTTCTTCCTCCGCTGTTATGCAACATAACATGATGCCAATGATGGGGATTCCTACAGCGGCGGCGGCGGCGGCTTCGGGGCAGTTAATGTTAAGGGAACCTCAACAGCAACAGATTTTCGAGGCTCAGCAACAATTGGCGGCGGTGATAGCAGCAAGGGAACAACAAGAGATGTTTAGAGGGTATGAACAACATCATGGTGGCCAACAGCCTGAGATTGTGAGGTTTAACAATGGGTTTGAAGGGTCTGCTTCAGTTACTGCAACTGGGTTCAATCAGATAACAACTGCAGCAGCAGTAGCCACCATGTCACCTTCATTGGCTTTAGGAAGCTTTGAAAACCCTTACCAGATTCAAGCACAACAAGATCATCACCATTGTCATGGAGGCCATCATCCACTCCAAGCACAACTTTTACTTCAGCCACAACAAGGGCAACCACCTCAGCAGCAACAACCGCAAAGATCAGGGAGCGAGGAGGCGAGGAGTATTGGCCCTTCTTGTTgattgaaaagaaaaacaaagaatcCATCTTTATTTTTTGCCTGCCTTCCAACAAATTTTTCAATCTAGGTAAAAGTTAAATTAATTATCTaccctttttgttttattaatttatgatgAATGCCTATCCACGAAGGATTCTTTAGAAAATACCAGATACGCTTTTGCATTTATGAAGGGGTGTTTTAGATAGCTTTTTATGTATgttggggttttttttttctcccttaataaatttggggaaaatatcATTTGATGGCAGTGGAAAGGATAGAATTACTCTTAATTGTGCAAGGGCAGAAGGTTTGGTAAAGAGAATTATTGTCTTTTCACAGATGAGGGATATTCCCATTTTCATCAGCTATAAATGACATCCTTAGATTGACTTGAAATGAATGGATATCTATCACCTTTGTTTCATTAGCCTTACACTGCAATGTGTTTTGTATTAAGCATGAGAAGGGGTTGTGCTCAAAATTTCAGTGTAAGATCTAATTTACTTAATTTTCATCCTCGAACTACtcaaatttgaattaaaaaatttcaatgctaattaagaataaaaaaaaggTTTGATTAGACTTGTAATATATTCCAATTCAGCTCCTTTGATTTGAAATGAACATGAACTTGCTAGCTAGTTACCATTTAAACCTAAGCATGAGACAAAATGGATAAATAAGAGTAGATTTTTGTGGGAATTTGGTGTGGTAGATCAAATCCATGATCTTGAGCTGTCCTCTCAGATTTTGCTTTCACACCCTCTTTGAAAACACAACAGCGTGCCCTTATTAGACAGCTTCCTTTTACCTAATAAAGGACACtaatttcaattttcttttttatgAAAAAAGAAACTAATGTTGTAGAAATCACAGTGTTTCAAGAGAAGAAGTTCATTAACATTGGGATTAGATGAAGTTTCAGACTTTTCAGTCAGCTTCTGTATGTTCTTTTTGTcaagaaaatttgaaaaaaaaaaagaaagaaaaaaaaaaagtgtaatcTTTTCACTGTGCTTTATGTACACAAACCATTAATTAACCTATGTTCACTGTTTTGCCATAAACTGCAAATCTGCCATGGTTGCTTTTTCATCCATATTAAAAAAAGATAACAAATATATACATAGTCTAGTCTTGGCTTTTCTTAATGATCTAGATTGTCaacaatttcttttacttttttccTTTCAGGGTTTTCTGCAGCAAACAAGTGAAGAACAAAGGGAGAAAAATTGACAAAAACTGAGATTGATATCTGAGATCTTAAGTCAGCATCGGGCTTTTGGGTTTTGATGAACACCTTCATCCATTTGAACacataattaattatataatatattatattatatatagggATCTGCATTTTTGCATTGGTCTTTGGTCTTGGGATTGCGGTAGTTTTCAATTTTTCTAAGTTCTAACATGGCTCTGGTCttcgttttactttgaatttcatTACGTATAATCTTAGAAATATCATGttatgataatttttttttatttatcatgGAGGAAGAATTGTTGTTATATTATATATGGTTTATATAAATAATAGATGTTATTCGGTGGAGAGAACTTGAAGTGAACTTGGGAATTTGTTTACTTTCGGTTTAAATTCAATACTTTAAAACGTGAAAgaaaaaatgattgaattttaTTCTAAACGAtgaaaatacaaaagacatgaaattcttatcatgaaacatttacctaacccattatcatgaaacatttacctaacccattatcatggaacatttacctaacctattatcatggaatatttacctaacctattatcaatttgtatcaatttgtaccattaattatggatatcaagtgtacattttgtctacaacaacatgatggctggccacttcatgtaaaatgggaggtttatcatgcaaatcctcctattttgcactcctatttatttggccacttcaatttagcctatagcattttcaaacattttcacataggtcttatttcataatttcactcacaaatgacaaaatcaaagcatgaaattttgtcaacattcacagaattcccgaaaattggggcgttacaactctaccctccttaaagaaatttcgtcctcgaaatttacctaatcaaacagatgagggtattctttgttgcatcgtctcttcggctcccagactcgaagtttccttccttaacttgttgaaaacgagcgaccaaagactcatcgttcaactgttttccttaatctgatccaccgagttggcctcacttgcaactcaccagcaGACTTCCATTATCATCTGAGACTCaagcgagcaaacattgctctcggatcgaatctgactccacgacttagagcatcggctaccacattagccttgcttgggtgatactcgatcgagcagtcataatccttaagcaactcaatccatctcctttgcctaaggttcagctccttcgagtcaacaaatacttaagactcttatggtcggtgtatataatacacatttctcataagtaatgtctccaaatcttaagtgcaaatatcactgctgccactctaaatcatgagtcaaatagtttccctcatgaggcttaagctatcgtgatgcacaTGCAACcatcttaccctcttgcattaacacgcagcccaaacctacgtgtgatgcgtcactgtacacagtaaaatcattcccagactccGACTGAATCAActcaggtgcttcagtcagaactttcttcaacttctcaaaagcttcctgctgcttcttagtccatacaaacggtactcctttccttatgagttttgtcaaaggtgctgtCATCAcaaaaaaaccttccacaaaccttctgtagtatcatgccagtcctagaaaactccgtatttctgacactgacctaggcggcttccactccaaaatcgcttcaattttccgagggtccaccttaatcccctcagcagagaccacatgtcctaagaaggttacctcctcaaccaaaattcacacttctgaacttcgcaaagagttccttctccttaatacttacaagactatacggagatgctcatcatgtttcgtttcggTTTGAATATaccagatatcgtcaataaagacgactctgaaccgatccaaaatgattggaacacacgattcatcagatccataaacgccgcagggcgttcgttagtccaaatggcataaccgaaactcgtaatgaccataccgagtctgaatgtcgtcttttggatatttGCCTCATTGACCCTTAGCGATGATAtccggatcgaaggtcgatcttggaaaatacaaaagCTCCTCTAAGTGGTCGAATAGATTGTCAATCCTTGgcggtggatacttattcttaatcgtcggtttgttcaatggcgataatcaatgcacatccgcatcgtaccatccttcttttcacgaatagcaccggtgctccccatggagacacgcttggcctaataaagcccctatccaacaactcttgaatttgagcatttaactctactaactccttgattgccatcctatacggtgcgatgaaCCTTTGGTGCCGTtctaggcaacaagtctattccaaactcaacttctcgattcggaggcaatcttggaagctcctccggaaaaacatcttggaactcctttatggtcctaaccttatccactgtcagtccctcctcttccgactgacttacaaataccaatttggcctcacaacctttccaaatccacttttcggctcttaatgccgacaccacattggacaaataatcccttctctcacctatcaccataacctcctcatcctttgtagttcttaacaccattcgtttagaagcacaatccagagtcgccttatgcttaacaagtcaatccattcccagaatgaggtcaaactctccgaacggtaactccatcagatctccaggaaaaaccttgtcttgagtttctaagggtacattcctatacagttcgtctaccctaaccgagtgacccaatggacttagtacagataccctactcacaatctcctcagagcagtccaagtcgtccataatccattctgcggcctccaaccaatattccgccacattcaggGCTATACCAGATACGCctctaaagatctccgctccgttagcccgaagtcattcagaaatagacctccgaactccattgcccgtacttgccccggtaaccctttccagaacacgaagcattgcctatgacagggcatcatcctcggcagcCCGATCATACAGCCCATTCTCATTcgccggtggtggtcgtgctactccagtgggtatgtgttcaaaagacgaagatccagcttgagtactacctcggcctcgaccacggcctcttctccgagtagctctcgtactcatatcgatttatcttgattactaatttttatgcatcaattaaatattccagtg
The Gossypium arboreum isolate Shixiya-1 chromosome 10, ASM2569848v2, whole genome shotgun sequence genome window above contains:
- the LOC108488762 gene encoding LOB domain-containing protein 36-like; translation: MSSSNSPCAACKFLRRKCTQECVFAPYFPPDNPQKFANVHKVFGASNVAKLLNELNTSQREDAVNSLAYEAEARLRDPVYGCVGLISILQHKLKQMQHDLNNAKKELSTYIGPQAMLPILQPSVFLQQHVGNPSSSPSSSAVMQHNMMPMMGIPTAAAAAASGQLMLREPQQQQIFEAQQQLAAVIAAREQQEMFRGYEQHHGGQQPEIVRFNNGFEGSASVTATGFNQITTAAAVATMSPSLALGSFENPYQIQAQQDHHHCHGGHHPLQAQLLLQPQQGQPPQQQQPQRSGSEEARSIGPSC